The following coding sequences lie in one Rothia sp. SD9660Na genomic window:
- a CDS encoding glycoside hydrolase family 2 TIM barrel-domain containing protein, whose protein sequence is MYPTKHHESLNVLHENVLTPRAYYVPASHDMGPLVNNRESSDRFLNLNGTWQFTYFNDDSELPQDFHTATYAHTDASPIIVPGAWQTQGFDTHQYTNFKYPFPLDPPFVPHENPCGLYTLDFQYAQDQQAPLAHLTFEGVDSCFYLWVNGSYIGYSQVSHASSEFDITEYLINGSNRLTVLVYKWCDGSYLEDQDKFRMSGIFRDVYILSRPRHALYDYFITTDLNEKTSDATLNITARFLSQETHTTLTLTNAEGEEVASSTLTPNAANPNFTHSATLHIPNAHTWNPENPYLYTLHLKTQDEVITERVGVRTIRIEHNVILLNGKPITFRGVNRHDSDPVTGPTVDYNHIKRDLGLIKQHNFNAIRSSHYPNSPYFYQMCDEYGFLVMSEADNESHGTQVQHLEDSSFDNQVNHWNERISDNPEWTEATLDRVQLCVLREKNRPSIVSWSAGNECGYGVTLEESLAWVKSYDTTRITQYESAYYDDKKRRYDYSNIDLYSRMYPPFEDIEQYLNSNPNKPFLLVEYAHAMGNGPGNLEDYFQVIDQNQAMCGGFVWEWCDHAIYAGTTENGTPKYLYGGDHGEEVHDGNFCMDGLVYPDRTPHVGLLEYRNVYRPLRVVSFDTVSGSLTLKNYLDFTDAQEAIELKYTFSQDGVEVASGTYHFEQAFLPHQKTTINLEAPSLTSGRCYLHIEYILKKDLPLLPTGLFLGRDEVPVHTINPTHAKALDILGTTNNTQNLAVTETGKHYTIQGDGFTYTFNRRTGVFDQLSTKDHNLLTQPMNINIWRAPTDNDMYIKLKWAEAHYHQAYSRVYTSGYTHTENGVTISCTLNMVAPTVQPIFTGTVLWNITNDGKITARFNIERAPEFPDLPRFGVRLFLDKSFADVEYFGMGPHESYSDKHEASYHGTFQSSVEDLHEDYIMPQENGSRFDCDYVHLSSPHHQLSVASEHPFSFSASHYTQEELTNKNHNFELVEADSTVLCLDYAHNGIGSNSCGPEVLDEYKLNAQNINFGFTLAPTL, encoded by the coding sequence ATGTACCCCACCAAGCATCACGAGAGCCTCAACGTTCTCCACGAGAACGTCCTCACCCCCCGGGCCTACTACGTCCCCGCCTCCCATGACATGGGCCCGCTGGTGAACAACCGTGAGTCCTCCGACCGCTTCCTCAACCTCAATGGAACCTGGCAGTTCACCTACTTCAACGACGATTCTGAACTACCACAGGACTTCCACACTGCCACATACGCCCACACCGACGCGTCCCCCATCATCGTCCCGGGCGCCTGGCAAACCCAGGGCTTCGACACCCACCAGTACACCAACTTCAAATACCCCTTCCCTCTTGACCCACCCTTCGTACCCCACGAAAACCCCTGCGGTCTTTACACTCTAGACTTCCAGTACGCCCAGGATCAGCAGGCCCCGCTCGCCCACCTCACCTTTGAAGGCGTTGATTCATGCTTCTACCTCTGGGTCAACGGAAGCTACATCGGCTACAGCCAGGTATCCCACGCAAGCAGCGAATTCGACATCACCGAATACCTCATAAACGGCTCAAACCGCCTCACCGTACTCGTCTACAAGTGGTGCGATGGCTCCTACCTCGAAGACCAGGACAAATTCCGCATGAGCGGCATCTTCCGAGACGTCTACATTCTCAGCCGCCCCCGCCACGCCCTCTACGACTACTTCATCACCACCGACCTCAACGAAAAAACCAGCGACGCGACCCTCAACATCACGGCACGCTTCCTCAGCCAAGAAACACACACCACACTCACTCTCACCAACGCTGAAGGCGAAGAGGTAGCGAGCTCCACGCTCACACCCAATGCTGCCAACCCCAACTTCACTCACTCAGCAACCCTTCATATCCCTAACGCCCACACCTGGAACCCAGAAAACCCCTACCTCTACACCCTCCACCTAAAAACCCAGGACGAGGTCATCACCGAACGTGTGGGCGTCCGCACCATTCGCATTGAACACAATGTCATTCTGCTCAACGGCAAGCCCATCACCTTCCGCGGCGTAAACCGCCACGACTCCGACCCCGTCACCGGCCCAACCGTGGACTACAACCACATCAAACGCGACCTCGGACTCATCAAACAGCACAACTTCAACGCCATCCGTAGCAGCCACTACCCCAACTCCCCCTACTTCTACCAAATGTGCGATGAGTACGGGTTCCTCGTCATGAGCGAAGCCGACAACGAAAGCCACGGCACCCAGGTCCAGCACCTCGAAGATAGCTCCTTCGACAACCAGGTAAATCACTGGAACGAACGCATCTCAGACAACCCAGAATGGACTGAAGCAACACTCGACCGTGTCCAGCTCTGCGTGCTCCGCGAAAAGAACCGCCCCAGCATTGTCTCCTGGTCAGCAGGTAACGAATGCGGCTACGGCGTTACCCTCGAAGAGTCCCTCGCCTGGGTCAAGTCCTACGACACCACCCGAATCACCCAGTACGAAAGCGCCTACTACGACGACAAAAAGCGCCGCTACGACTACTCCAACATCGACCTCTACAGCCGCATGTACCCGCCCTTCGAGGACATCGAACAGTACCTCAACAGCAACCCCAATAAGCCCTTCCTCCTCGTCGAGTACGCCCACGCTATGGGCAACGGCCCCGGCAACCTCGAAGACTACTTCCAGGTCATCGACCAGAACCAGGCAATGTGCGGCGGCTTCGTTTGGGAATGGTGCGACCACGCCATCTACGCTGGTACCACCGAAAATGGCACACCCAAATACCTCTACGGCGGCGACCACGGCGAAGAAGTACACGACGGAAATTTCTGCATGGACGGCCTTGTCTACCCCGACCGCACTCCCCACGTTGGTCTCCTCGAATACCGCAACGTTTACCGCCCCCTCAGAGTCGTCTCCTTCGACACCGTATCCGGCTCCCTTACCCTCAAGAACTACCTTGACTTCACCGACGCACAAGAAGCCATAGAACTGAAATACACCTTCAGCCAGGATGGCGTAGAAGTAGCATCAGGCACCTACCACTTTGAGCAGGCATTCCTCCCCCACCAAAAAACCACTATTAACCTTGAGGCACCTTCGCTCACCAGCGGACGCTGCTACCTCCACATCGAATACATTCTCAAGAAGGACCTGCCCCTACTTCCCACAGGCCTCTTCCTCGGCCGCGACGAAGTACCCGTCCACACCATCAACCCCACCCATGCCAAGGCACTAGATATTCTGGGCACCACCAACAACACACAGAACCTCGCTGTCACCGAAACAGGTAAGCACTACACCATCCAAGGCGATGGATTCACCTACACCTTCAACCGACGAACCGGTGTATTCGACCAGCTCTCCACCAAAGACCACAACCTCCTCACCCAGCCCATGAACATCAACATCTGGAGGGCACCCACAGATAATGACATGTACATCAAACTCAAATGGGCAGAAGCGCACTACCACCAGGCCTACTCAAGGGTCTACACCAGCGGATACACGCACACCGAAAACGGTGTCACCATCTCCTGCACCCTGAACATGGTAGCCCCCACAGTACAACCCATCTTCACCGGCACCGTCCTCTGGAACATCACAAACGACGGAAAAATCACCGCTCGATTCAACATCGAACGCGCCCCAGAATTCCCCGACCTCCCCCGCTTCGGAGTTCGCCTCTTCCTCGACAAGTCTTTTGCCGATGTTGAATACTTCGGCATGGGTCCCCATGAGAGCTACAGCGACAAACACGAAGCAAGCTACCACGGCACCTTCCAATCTTCCGTCGAAGATCTCCACGAGGACTACATCATGCCGCAGGAAAACGGTAGCCGATTCGACTGCGACTACGTCCACCTATCAAGCCCCCACCATCAGCTCTCTGTAGCCTCCGAACACCCCTTCTCGTTCAGCGCCTCCCACTACACGCAGGAAGAGCTGACGAACAAAAACCATAATTTCGAGCTGGTCGAAGCCGACTCAACAGTCCTCTGCCTCGACTACGCCCACAACGGAATCGGGTCCAACAGCTGCGGCCCCGAAGTCTTAGACGAGTACAAACTCAACGCACAAAATATCAACTTCGGTTTCACTCTCGCCCCCACCCTATAG
- a CDS encoding glycoside-pentoside-hexuronide (GPH):cation symporter, giving the protein MKETKYLKWYNVVGYGSGDVAGNVVYAFLASFVMIYLTDTVGLNPGIIGTLILASKIFDGVSDLFFGAMIDKTNTRMGKARPWMLWGYVGCAAMIIAIFAIPPSLGDFAQYAWFFIAYTLLNGVFYTANNIAYSALTSLITKNGNERVQMGSTRFMFAFGTSLLIQSITVQGVEMFGGGAEGWRTIAIIYALIGLAVNTLSVFSVKELPKSVLEEETQAIPIIHEKNNPVPEKYSFKESLSLLGSNKFYLLILAVFLLNQIFNTTLSMGIYFMTYILGDAKLLGPFAWAINVPLIIGLLFTPIVVKKFQGMYKINVIGYIIAFVARVLVIVAAYMGNIPLMLLFSGIASIGMSPLQGTINALIAEASEYTFLSKKKRVDGTMFSATSLGVKIGGGVGTALAGWLLAFSGYVANAPEQSESALQMLYIMYLWIPAAINLIILLLLTQLKVEKANKELRENAPINYTVLDK; this is encoded by the coding sequence ATGAAAGAAACAAAATACCTGAAATGGTACAACGTAGTAGGTTACGGTTCCGGCGATGTTGCCGGCAACGTGGTCTACGCCTTCCTCGCATCATTCGTGATGATTTACCTTACCGACACGGTAGGACTCAACCCAGGAATTATCGGCACCCTCATTCTTGCCTCCAAGATTTTTGACGGCGTTTCCGACCTCTTCTTTGGGGCAATGATCGACAAAACCAACACCCGCATGGGCAAAGCACGCCCCTGGATGCTCTGGGGCTACGTCGGCTGCGCCGCAATGATTATTGCCATCTTCGCGATTCCGCCATCACTCGGTGATTTCGCCCAGTACGCCTGGTTCTTCATCGCCTACACCCTTCTCAACGGCGTGTTCTACACCGCCAACAACATTGCCTACTCCGCACTCACCTCACTCATCACCAAGAACGGTAACGAGCGCGTACAGATGGGTTCAACCCGCTTCATGTTTGCGTTCGGCACCAGCCTCCTCATTCAAAGCATCACCGTTCAAGGCGTCGAAATGTTCGGCGGCGGCGCAGAAGGCTGGCGCACCATCGCCATCATCTACGCCCTCATCGGCCTCGCCGTCAATACCCTCTCCGTCTTCTCCGTCAAGGAGCTCCCCAAATCAGTCCTTGAAGAAGAAACCCAGGCTATCCCCATCATTCACGAGAAGAACAACCCTGTTCCCGAGAAGTACAGCTTCAAAGAATCCCTCAGCCTGCTCGGAAGCAACAAGTTCTACCTCCTGATTCTTGCAGTCTTCCTACTCAACCAAATTTTCAACACTACACTGAGCATGGGCATCTACTTCATGACCTATATCCTGGGTGATGCCAAGCTCCTCGGCCCCTTCGCCTGGGCTATCAACGTCCCCCTCATCATTGGCTTGCTCTTCACCCCCATCGTGGTGAAAAAATTCCAAGGCATGTACAAAATCAACGTCATCGGCTACATCATCGCGTTCGTTGCCCGCGTTCTTGTAATCGTGGCAGCCTACATGGGCAATATCCCTCTGATGCTCCTCTTCTCCGGTATTGCCTCCATCGGAATGAGCCCCCTCCAGGGCACCATCAACGCACTCATCGCTGAAGCCTCGGAATACACCTTCCTCTCCAAAAAGAAAAGGGTAGATGGCACCATGTTCTCCGCAACCTCACTGGGCGTCAAGATCGGTGGCGGTGTAGGCACTGCGCTCGCTGGTTGGCTACTCGCTTTCAGCGGCTACGTCGCTAACGCACCGGAGCAATCAGAATCTGCACTACAGATGCTCTACATCATGTACCTATGGATCCCGGCAGCGATCAACCTCATCATTCTTCTCCTGCTCACCCAGCTTAAGGTGGAGAAAGCCAACAAGGAACTAAGGGAAAACGCACCTATCAACTACACGGTGCTCGACAAGTAA
- a CDS encoding sodium:solute symporter translates to MNLAIILLYLGALIFFGYLGKRRANSTEDFRVAGRRLGPLLYTGTISAVVLGGASTVGGVGLGYTYGLSGMWLVVAIAAGVLLLSLVFAPIISRLKIYTVSQMLSLRYGVRATQVSSIVMLAYTVMIAVTSTAAYASIFRVMFDMDRTWAILLGSLVVIGYSLLGGMWSITLTDMMQFAIMTVGMFLLMLPFSLSQAGGWQGLTERLDAEFFQLGSMGMNSIITMFVIYTLGILVGQDIWQRVFSARSPEVARWGGASAGIYIALYGVVGAVIGMAAAVLAPQLESQDDAFAAIAQNYLPVGVGGVVLAAGVAAMMSTASGALIASATVARVDVIPFITGRPALEEGEETDATLKADRLYLLVLGVLVTVIAIFLTDTVTSLTIAYDILVGGLMVAILGGLVWKRGTGMGAALSMAAGSLVTLGCMPIFGVLANEPIYYGLAASLVVYVVASLSTKPTSPEVMKAWQERLNS, encoded by the coding sequence ATGAACCTCGCCATTATCCTGCTTTACCTCGGTGCCCTCATTTTCTTCGGGTACCTCGGCAAGCGCCGTGCCAACAGTACCGAAGACTTCCGTGTTGCCGGGCGACGCCTGGGCCCGCTCCTTTATACCGGCACCATAAGCGCGGTAGTGCTGGGCGGTGCTTCCACAGTGGGCGGTGTGGGCCTGGGCTACACCTATGGCCTGTCAGGCATGTGGCTGGTCGTGGCTATTGCGGCAGGCGTTCTACTGCTCTCCCTGGTCTTTGCCCCCATTATCTCGCGCCTCAAGATCTATACCGTCTCGCAGATGCTTTCCCTGCGCTATGGGGTGCGAGCGACTCAGGTTTCTTCTATTGTCATGCTGGCATACACCGTCATGATTGCGGTGACATCAACCGCCGCCTACGCTTCAATCTTCCGCGTGATGTTCGATATGGATCGCACCTGGGCTATTCTGCTCGGCTCCCTGGTGGTCATTGGTTACTCGCTGCTCGGCGGCATGTGGTCCATTACCCTGACCGACATGATGCAGTTCGCAATTATGACCGTGGGCATGTTCTTGCTGATGCTGCCCTTCTCACTGAGTCAGGCTGGAGGCTGGCAGGGGCTCACTGAACGCTTGGACGCCGAGTTCTTCCAGTTAGGTTCTATGGGCATGAACTCCATCATCACCATGTTCGTGATTTACACCCTGGGTATTTTGGTTGGCCAAGACATCTGGCAGCGTGTCTTCTCAGCCCGCTCCCCCGAGGTTGCCCGTTGGGGCGGTGCGAGTGCCGGTATCTACATCGCCCTCTACGGCGTAGTCGGTGCGGTGATCGGTATGGCGGCTGCGGTGCTAGCTCCTCAGCTTGAGAGCCAGGACGACGCCTTCGCGGCTATTGCGCAGAACTACCTGCCTGTAGGCGTAGGCGGCGTTGTACTGGCAGCCGGTGTAGCTGCGATGATGTCAACGGCGTCGGGCGCCCTGATTGCGTCTGCCACCGTAGCCCGTGTGGACGTGATTCCCTTTATCACCGGGCGCCCTGCGCTTGAGGAAGGCGAGGAAACCGATGCCACGCTCAAGGCTGACCGCCTTTACCTGCTGGTCTTGGGCGTGCTGGTTACTGTTATTGCTATCTTCTTGACCGACACGGTGACCTCTTTGACCATTGCCTACGACATCCTGGTGGGCGGCCTGATGGTTGCAATTCTGGGCGGCCTGGTATGGAAGCGTGGCACAGGTATGGGCGCGGCTCTTTCTATGGCGGCAGGCTCCCTAGTAACCCTAGGGTGTATGCCGATCTTTGGCGTACTTGCGAACGAGCCGATTTACTACGGCCTGGCAGCGTCGCTGGTGGTGTATGTGGTAGCGTCCCTGTCCACCAAACCCACCTCGCCCGAGGTCATGAAGGCCTGGCAGGAACGGCTGAATAGCTAG
- a CDS encoding GNAT family N-acetyltransferase, which yields MQLTFSSAPANHREQLPAWAQAVYFEDFTRDERTRCLLAYNDGQLVGIVAWWMARAHHTHYELQLAVAPPLRRQGIGTALYRQARAQASTPLPFFMRDYLGEPTLHFADSLGAQTLQMVPPATMSTGSAQNLREHASARSARSVSYPEFEQAYVDCYEWTHASWHPVSGDHRPVLARHAAEAYNDYSSIAVDAAGQVHAVIAVFPGDRPELCGETTIPAPDQGELLLEACLRRSLEQLGEAGHSTVEADGHISDPHLFPAWAKTGAGGRWYRLVEIPAASSRRM from the coding sequence ATGCAGCTGACCTTCTCCAGCGCCCCGGCCAACCACCGGGAGCAACTACCCGCCTGGGCGCAAGCCGTGTATTTTGAGGATTTCACGCGCGATGAGCGCACTCGCTGCCTCCTGGCGTATAACGATGGGCAGCTGGTAGGAATCGTTGCCTGGTGGATGGCCCGCGCCCACCACACCCACTATGAACTCCAGCTTGCGGTAGCACCCCCTCTGCGACGTCAGGGCATAGGTACTGCCCTCTACCGGCAGGCGCGGGCACAGGCGTCCACGCCCTTACCCTTCTTCATGCGTGACTACCTGGGCGAACCCACCCTGCATTTTGCCGATTCGCTAGGCGCCCAGACTCTTCAGATGGTTCCGCCCGCCACCATGTCCACCGGCTCCGCGCAGAACCTGCGGGAGCACGCGTCCGCCCGCTCTGCACGCAGTGTGAGCTACCCAGAATTTGAGCAGGCCTACGTCGATTGTTACGAGTGGACGCACGCCAGCTGGCACCCCGTATCGGGCGACCACCGGCCGGTACTGGCCCGCCATGCCGCCGAGGCCTACAACGACTACTCATCAATCGCGGTGGACGCCGCCGGGCAGGTGCACGCGGTCATAGCGGTTTTTCCCGGTGACCGGCCTGAGCTCTGCGGAGAGACAACCATTCCTGCCCCTGATCAGGGGGAGCTACTCTTAGAGGCCTGTCTGCGGCGTTCCCTCGAACAACTAGGTGAAGCGGGGCACAGCACGGTCGAGGCCGATGGGCATATCTCAGACCCCCACCTCTTCCCTGCCTGGGCCAAAACTGGAGCAGGCGGACGCTGGTACCGGCTCGTGGAGATACCGGCAGCTTCCTCACGCCGAATGTGA
- a CDS encoding thiamine pyrophosphate-binding protein: MTHPSLPDRSGETTEPRRNAGYAILATLRSYGIDTVFGIPGTHNLEFYRHLEELDIHPVTTRHEQGASYGADGWSLTRGLPGVVITTSGPGLLNSLSGAATAYAESRPMIILSPGRPVGHEFRDIGALHETKNPTGAVNSIVELSRRVNSAEEAVDILHNAFRSFAHNRPRPIHIEVPLDVLERDVELDPAILQARPLGKPQPAPADDVREAARMLAEAKKPIIVAGGGSIGAAADLLRLAETLEAPVITSVNGKGAIPEKHRLSLGADLRLSAAHAFCREADAMLIIGSKIGEAELWDGDIRPAGPVIRVDITRDQMLTNITPDIELPGNSKAVIPQLLDALAELGLAPGSREPRDLHNIFDALDNEGRAIAPELAELNEKIMEVLPEDTIIAGDSSQVTYMGTTTFYRAARPNSLLYMATYATLGYGLPAAIGAKVAAPERPVVCLLGDGALMFAIQELMTAVEQQLDLPIICVENGGYGEIRQNERDRGIAPVAVDLVQPDWVKLAEGFGATGFSATMDTLAETVQQALATRGPSVVHLKIGETLR; the protein is encoded by the coding sequence ATGACTCACCCCTCACTTCCCGACCGTTCCGGTGAAACCACCGAGCCCCGCCGCAACGCCGGCTACGCCATTCTGGCAACCCTGCGCAGCTACGGCATCGATACCGTCTTCGGCATCCCCGGCACCCACAACCTTGAGTTCTACCGCCACCTCGAAGAGCTCGACATTCACCCCGTCACCACCCGCCACGAGCAGGGTGCCTCCTACGGGGCAGACGGCTGGTCCCTGACCCGCGGCCTACCCGGCGTCGTCATCACCACCTCGGGCCCCGGTCTACTTAACTCGCTCTCAGGTGCAGCCACCGCCTACGCCGAGTCACGCCCCATGATTATCCTCTCCCCCGGCCGCCCTGTGGGGCACGAATTCCGCGACATCGGTGCCCTGCACGAGACCAAGAACCCCACCGGTGCCGTCAACTCCATCGTCGAGCTCTCCCGCCGCGTCAACTCGGCCGAAGAAGCCGTGGACATCCTCCACAACGCCTTCCGTTCCTTCGCCCACAACCGTCCGCGCCCCATTCACATTGAGGTGCCCCTCGACGTGCTCGAACGCGACGTCGAACTCGACCCCGCTATCTTGCAGGCCCGCCCCCTGGGAAAGCCTCAGCCTGCACCTGCTGACGACGTGCGCGAGGCTGCCCGTATGCTGGCCGAAGCGAAGAAGCCCATCATCGTCGCAGGTGGCGGCTCTATCGGGGCAGCAGCAGACCTACTCCGCCTGGCTGAAACTCTCGAAGCACCCGTCATCACCTCGGTCAACGGAAAGGGCGCCATCCCCGAAAAGCACCGCCTCTCCCTCGGAGCCGACCTGCGCCTGAGCGCCGCCCACGCCTTCTGCCGTGAGGCTGACGCCATGCTAATCATCGGCTCCAAGATTGGTGAAGCGGAGCTCTGGGATGGCGATATCCGCCCCGCTGGGCCCGTCATTCGCGTTGATATCACCCGTGACCAGATGCTCACCAACATCACCCCCGACATTGAGCTACCCGGCAACTCCAAGGCCGTCATCCCCCAGCTGCTGGACGCCCTCGCCGAGCTCGGCCTGGCCCCCGGCTCCCGCGAACCACGCGACCTGCACAACATCTTCGATGCCCTCGATAACGAGGGGCGGGCTATCGCGCCCGAGCTGGCCGAGCTCAACGAGAAGATTATGGAGGTCCTGCCCGAAGACACCATCATCGCCGGTGACTCCTCCCAGGTCACCTACATGGGCACTACCACCTTCTACCGGGCCGCCCGCCCCAACTCCCTGCTCTACATGGCAACCTACGCTACCCTGGGCTACGGCCTGCCTGCCGCTATCGGTGCTAAGGTAGCCGCGCCCGAACGTCCGGTGGTCTGCCTGCTCGGCGACGGCGCCCTCATGTTCGCCATCCAGGAGCTCATGACCGCTGTTGAGCAGCAGCTCGACCTGCCCATCATCTGCGTGGAGAACGGCGGCTACGGCGAGATCCGCCAGAACGAGCGCGACCGCGGCATCGCCCCCGTGGCGGTAGACCTGGTGCAGCCCGATTGGGTCAAACTGGCCGAGGGCTTCGGCGCCACCGGCTTCTCAGCCACCATGGACACCCTGGCCGAGACCGTTCAGCAGGCCCTGGCCACTCGTGGCCCCTCGGTGGTGCACCTGAAGATTGGTGAGACCCTGCGCTAG
- a CDS encoding ABC transporter permease, which translates to MNVRESISLALGSLRNNKMRSFLTLLGIIVGIASVITILTLGHSLKTQASESIVSSGANDLMVNVVQRPTEEQEEAGLTSGPMGMPNGEYIEPAAESKFDEHDIARLKEALGDNIAGIPLGANSYTSVNLSAGGSEAPYASAQFVNMDYLELNPVSLVAGRSLTQADMDAKRPVILLSTDQAYQLFGDPQTAVGSEIDAQFGMTSRSLMVVGVYQTESVGSGIFAYTGPGTVYLPVSLESDFNSYNSDGWNSITVRPAEGKDLGQVKALLQAHLTSMYRSDDQFMAEIQDFSAMTEQFNAVLDGISAAISAIAGISLLVGGIGVMNIMLVTVTERTREIGIRKALGATRGAIRLQFVVEAMMVCLVGGILGVLIGGGLGMLGANMLGTFVFPPLSAVLLALGFSLAIGLFFGYYPANKAAKLDPIDALRYE; encoded by the coding sequence ATGAACGTGCGTGAATCAATCTCCCTAGCCCTGGGCAGCCTGCGCAACAACAAGATGCGCTCCTTCCTCACCCTGCTCGGCATCATCGTGGGCATCGCCTCGGTCATTACGATTCTGACCCTGGGCCATTCGCTCAAAACCCAGGCCTCTGAGTCGATTGTGAGCTCTGGTGCCAACGACCTGATGGTGAACGTGGTGCAGCGACCCACCGAGGAGCAGGAAGAAGCTGGTTTGACCTCGGGCCCGATGGGCATGCCGAACGGCGAATACATTGAGCCCGCAGCTGAGTCTAAGTTCGATGAGCACGACATCGCCCGCCTCAAAGAGGCCCTGGGCGATAACATCGCGGGTATTCCCCTCGGGGCAAACTCTTACACCAGCGTAAATCTCAGTGCTGGTGGGAGCGAGGCTCCTTACGCCAGTGCCCAGTTCGTCAATATGGACTACCTGGAGCTCAACCCGGTCAGCCTGGTGGCGGGGCGTTCTCTGACGCAAGCCGACATGGATGCCAAGCGACCGGTCATCCTGCTTTCAACCGATCAGGCGTACCAGCTCTTTGGCGACCCCCAGACGGCAGTGGGAAGTGAAATCGATGCGCAGTTTGGCATGACCTCGCGAAGCCTCATGGTGGTCGGGGTCTATCAAACCGAATCTGTGGGCAGCGGTATCTTCGCCTACACAGGGCCGGGCACAGTCTACCTACCGGTGTCGCTGGAGTCTGACTTCAACTCCTATAACAGCGACGGCTGGAATAGCATCACTGTGCGCCCGGCTGAGGGTAAGGACCTGGGCCAGGTCAAGGCACTGCTCCAGGCCCACCTGACCAGTATGTACCGCAGCGACGACCAGTTCATGGCCGAAATCCAGGACTTCTCAGCCATGACCGAGCAGTTCAATGCGGTTCTGGACGGCATCAGCGCAGCTATCTCGGCTATCGCCGGTATCTCGCTGCTGGTGGGCGGTATCGGCGTCATGAACATTATGCTCGTGACCGTCACCGAACGTACCCGCGAAATTGGCATCCGCAAGGCCCTGGGTGCAACGCGCGGGGCAATCCGCCTACAGTTCGTGGTTGAGGCTATGATGGTCTGCCTGGTCGGCGGTATCCTCGGCGTTCTCATCGGTGGTGGCCTGGGTATGCTGGGTGCCAACATGCTGGGAACCTTCGTCTTCCCGCCGCTCAGCGCCGTGCTCCTAGCCCTGGGGTTCTCCCTGGCCATCGGTCTCTTCTTCGGCTACTACCCGGCCAACAAGGCGGCCAAGCTCGACCCCATCGATGCCCTGCGCTACGAGTAG
- a CDS encoding ABC transporter ATP-binding protein, with protein MSTLLDMQGIVKTFNAGTPSAITVLPGVDFHVDRGEFVSVVGQSGSGKTTLMNIIGLLDRATQGYYTFAGENIPSLSDDELAYYRSQNIGFIFQSFNLVGRISALKNVEMPMMYAGINPRDRRERAAHLLEQMGMADRMNHSPTALSGGQKQRVAIARALANDPPLLLADEPTGALDSQTGRMVMDLFHELNREQGKTIVFITHNPELAAETDRIVTMVDGRITEEVSQ; from the coding sequence ATGAGCACCCTGCTCGATATGCAAGGCATCGTTAAAACCTTCAACGCGGGCACGCCCAGTGCCATTACGGTGCTCCCCGGTGTTGACTTTCACGTCGATCGCGGTGAGTTTGTATCGGTGGTGGGCCAGTCCGGCTCAGGTAAGACCACGCTGATGAACATCATCGGCCTGCTCGACCGGGCCACCCAGGGTTATTACACCTTCGCCGGTGAGAATATCCCTTCCCTCAGTGATGACGAGTTAGCTTACTACCGCAGCCAGAACATCGGGTTTATCTTCCAGAGCTTCAACCTGGTGGGCCGTATTTCTGCCCTCAAGAACGTGGAAATGCCCATGATGTACGCCGGTATCAACCCCCGTGACCGTCGCGAACGAGCCGCCCACCTGCTAGAGCAGATGGGCATGGCCGACCGCATGAACCACAGCCCCACAGCTCTCTCCGGTGGCCAGAAGCAGCGTGTTGCTATCGCCCGCGCCCTGGCCAACGACCCGCCCCTGCTCCTGGCAGATGAGCCCACCGGCGCCCTGGATTCCCAAACCGGCCGTATGGTCATGGATCTCTTCCACGAGCTCAACCGCGAGCAGGGCAAGACCATCGTCTTCATTACCCACAACCCCGAGCTGGCGGCTGAGACCGACCGCATCGTCACCATGGTCGACGGCCGGATTACAGAGGAGGTCTCGCAATGA